Proteins co-encoded in one Arachis stenosperma cultivar V10309 chromosome 7, arast.V10309.gnm1.PFL2, whole genome shotgun sequence genomic window:
- the LOC130941029 gene encoding protein S40-5-like: MEGKYGLVREHSGIWKSLRDGDFDEEDVWCVLNKDTHHSGALKIKESSPIPVPRSRMIPRPNSTNNINNNNNKNNNSSSEAKFHQFLQQSAPVNIPDWSKMYNSGDYVEDYGSDEDLLDEDYDEYDVNNNNNKMLLPPHEFIARRLARSQISSFSVLEGVGRTLKGRDLSKVRNAVLTKTGFLESL; encoded by the coding sequence ATGGAAGGTAAGTATGGATTAGTTAGGGAACATAGTGGGATATGGAAATCATTGAGAGATGGTGactttgatgaagaagatgtttGGTGTGTCCTTAACAAGGACACACATCACTCTGGTGCCCTTAAAATTAAGGAGTCTTCTCCTATTCCTGTCCCTAGATCAAGAATGATTCCAAGGCCTAATAGCACAAataacattaataataataataataaaaataataattccTCTAGTGAAGCAAAATTTCATCAATTTCTTCAGCAATCAGCACCGGTCAACATCCCTGATTGGTCAAAGATGTATAATTCAGGTGATTATGTTGAAGATTATGGTAGTGATGAGGATTTATTAGATGAAGATTATGATGAATATgatgttaataataataataataaaatgttgCTACCACCACATGAGTTTATTGCTAGGAGGCTAGCAAGGAGTCAAATATCATCATTCTCAGTGTTGGAAGGTGTTGGAAGAACACTCAAAGGTAGAGATCTTAGCAAAGTGAGGAATGCTGTTCTTACAAAAACTGGTTTTCTTGAATCACTatga